AAATAAGTGTTTTCCTTTACATATTGATTGACTGTAAAGATTGATTGACTGTAAAGTCcaatcttaaattttatttttaatatcattttcaatTGAACAAATATATGCAAATTCATATATGTTCATGGGTGTCGGGTGTCCATGGATACCACGGATATTTTAAAATCCGGTTAAAACTCACTTAATGGATGTTCATGCAGGTATGAAACGGGTACGTGCAAGTATAAATTTTTATCTACAGAGTGAGTGATGAGCATATACTACCCATGTCCATCCATACTCATTGACATCACTACAAGAATAACTCTCAACCCCTTCCTATCATGTGTTATTCCTTTATGTGACTAGCTATTTATTTTCCGTGACTATAAACTCACCCACCACATTTATTTTCCATATTTTGCACTAACTTCCCTCTATAAGTTAACCACTAAACCCACTCCCCTTATTTATGCTTTCAAGACAACCATTAATTTCCCTTTAGAACCACTAAACCCACTATTCTTATTTATCCGCGGCCACATTGTGAGCAGCTATTAATTCCTAGATTCAAAGGttcccttctcctcctcctcctattaGTGTTATAATATTTGCTTCTCATTCTAACAATAAGTTTCTATTCTCGATTTTCTATGATTCATTGTTTGCTTTTCATTCCAACAATAGGTTATTTTATTCTCGATTCTCTATGATTCTTATTTGATCTTTTGATCTCTTTtgtgttaggaaataacacagctgaagaagtaaagtaaaaccaggagcgcaatcaacaacacaagaatataacgtggaaactccaaaaccggagaaaaaaccacggccgttgtcaaaaccgacaaccagagaataaacactatgtgaaaattgttacaacacatagacttcactctcaatcACCCCATAACTCCAGTACActcacactctccaaagtaaatatttgaactacatctcacaatactctaaaacaagagcataagagaaaaagaaaacacaaatataaacttaaagtgtttttaggtgctacatctttggtgttttggtgtgttgaaacaaggagcctgAGATCTctatatatagtcttgaaccctcccacccctcactaatctaagcgatgtgggacttctccaagatgcataacttgatctttttcctccttcattagcaatgtgagacttacattgcaatcaaccccaacattTTATACATGTCCCTTCAACATTTATAATTTGGGAGAGTGAACACTGAGCTATTTGGGGAACTACCAAAGTAGAGGGTACTAGCAGAATGAAGATTTTCAAAGATGTCTTCATTTCCATAGGAGAATATAAAGAAAGGTCATAATGCTTTTCAAAGCTTTAGCAATGGATTCTAATTTCACAATCCCCAACTGTAAGTAGAAAGTGTCTAATATTTATATTGTTGAAGAGATTAGTATAGGGTTTAAACAATCAAGAGGGTAAGAGTtaactatttatttattctactcaTTCTCTCCAACATGTGGTTTGGAATTAAAACCTTTACGGAGGAGGGGAAATTGGGTCAATGTGGGATTTCATTTGCGGTAGTTTCTTTAGTGGAACCACAATATAGTGGTATattttcttgccttcttcattagtgtttcttctccctttcataaactaattaagtaaataatttaatataataatatggggttgtctaaatgacccatgataaagtttgggttaaataacccatcatccaatcacattagagataagtgagttggaatttctatattttatttattaatttattatttattgtgACTCTTCCAAAGATTTTGGATAGATTTATCTTGATTGGATCCTGTAATGGTTCACGAGTCTTTACACCTACCCCTTTCCTTATAAATTGCACTCTTTCCCTCCACTCTTTTCATTCCACTTTTGTTGCAGTACAAGATATTAGACAACCCAACAAGATATAGTTAACTTTTCCCAAACCTAGTAAACCATGGCTCTCAAAAACATCATTCTCTCCTTCCTCATCCTTCTCTCCTTCCTCATCCTCTACTTGTACACACTCACCACCACAGAACAACCCAGTTTCTTCGGGCGTTCCAGCCACTTCAGATTCTACTGGCAAGATGTGGTGAGTGGAGCAAACCCCACCGCCATTCAAGTCATTCCACCACTCCCTAAGTTCAACACAACCACTACCTTCGGTTTGGTGAGGATGATCGACAACGCTCTCACCTCAGGACCCGAACTGAGTTCAAACCTAGTGGGGAGAGCTCAAGGGTTCTATGCCTCGGAGTCACAGACGGAGTTCAGTTTTCTGATGATTCAGAACTTTGTGTTCCTGGAAGGAGTGTACAATGGGAGCTACATCACCATCATGGGGAGGAACCCGGTTATGCAGAAGGTGAGAGAGTTTCCGGTGGTTGGCGGCAGCGGGCTCTTCCGGTTGGCTAAGGGATATGCTTAGGCTAGCACCGTGGCTTATGATCCTAAAACTGGGGATGCTACCGTTGAGTACAATGTTTATGTTTCCCAttgttaattaataattatcgATGATGCTTTTGGTAGCTAGCCTCCACTGGTCACTTGTGGTCATGCTTAGGTTTGCTtcctatttattttaatttgtcgTGTGTTTGTGGTGGTAGGTATCACAATTTGAATAATAACTTAGAGTGGTGAAACACTCCTTAACCAATAATATATGGATGAAAATCATCTTTTTGTGCACATTGCTTGTCCTCCTTTCCCTATCATTTTATTCAGAACTCAACTAAGTGACACACACACTAGTTCAAATTACACATTACTTTTCCTTTGACTTTAACgtcttcctttctcttctcccttCGGCAATCCAAACGTATACAAACTCTGAGATGATGCAGTTAAAGGAAATATCGCTACAAAAGGAGATAATGCAATTAAagaatatatattgatattggcACAATATAAGGAGATCCACCATATACTCTCATATATCCGGTATCAATCAGGTAGCATAATTCTTTGAGATATTGTTATATATACTTTATTTTTGGTATCTTTTTAACTGTCCGGTATCTTTTGTAATTTCTAATTCTATATAATATAGAGATAAACGtgaaaaccgtccctgaactttgagcgagagtTGATTTCCacccctcgccggaaaatcttctTATGGATGCCCTCGAACTTAGGTCTTTTATTTGGAAACCGTCCTTCCCGTTAAAAAGCTCCGGCCGCCTCTGGCAGGTGTCCGGTTTGGTCCTATCTATACATGCcacatcatttcattaaatgacgtgttttttttttattggcaAAGAAATGCATTAATGGAAGCACAAGAGGTACTCAACTCATAATACATCAAAGTAgggaaaaaaagaagagataaCAAAATAACAACAACCCTCTTGGAAGCTACACTTTATATACCACCAAGAGGACCAAATCAGCAAAATGTTACAATAATCTTGAACCCAAAATAAATACCCCCATACAAACTGCATCAGTAACAAGCCACCAAGCACCAGTATCTTCCACCAtcagaaacaaacatagcctTTGGAAGTGAAAGCACAAAGAAATTATACGTGCTTCAATGCTGCAAACTAATACCCAGCCCATGATGGAGACCAATACAAGTAACCAGGTTATCCATTCCCATGGCAGAGTAGAAAAAAGCTCATCAAGCATATATTAATTAACTCCCCAAATCTTTCCTGATTAAAACTTTAATTAACCCTAAAACAAAACTAACACTAACCTAACTTCATCTCAAAAACCCATAAAAATCATCATCTGCACCTAtttctttcatcatcttcatgaggTTCATCTCCCAATTTCACAAAAATCCCGAAAAATCCAAGTTGAGCACTGTGTTTATTGCTTACCATCTCCCAATGGCCACATCTTTAGCAAGTTtaatttgttttgaaattttgtaaaaaataaaataaaatcagaaAAAGCGAGCTCTTTGTTTGGGCAAGTGAGGGTGAAGACAAAGAAGCAAGGGAAGAAGATGAGGGCGAGATccaagaggagaggagaaaCGAATTTCAGAAAAGCGGCGGAGCAGGGGCTAGATATCACTAAAGTCAGACTTGCCACCCTCACAAAAACCCTAAGTTCTCTCAtccttctcttctctttcacaAGCTGCCATCACACACACaggaaggagagagagagagagagagagagagagagagagagagagagagagagagagagagtagggTTCAAGACTTCGAGGGTGTCTCGCAATTATAAGTAGCATCTTGGTCGCTTCGTTCTTGACATCTTGTTGGGATCAAGGCATCAACATTGTTAATTGTTCATGAGGTCGACAATCAGTCGTCGTCACGGATATGGGCATCAACTGCATCACCATTCATGGGATGGAAGAAGGTGGAGATGGAGGCTATAGAAGGAACAATGACGATGAGATGGAAGCTAGGAACAAAATGAAGAGACAGCCCACCAAAAGACCCTTGTTTCTGTGCGAGGATTTTGTCATCAGAGCATGTAATTAGGACATAAAACTAATTGCTTTTTTGTGAAAACATAAATTGATCAAATGAGGAACTTGTCAATTTTTCAGGTCTGTTTGATTTGTGTGGTTATAGGAAAATGCATGTTATTGTCAATTGCCTTTGAGCAACTTTTCCTGATTATTATTTCAAGCTTTCCCGTTCAAGTGCACCCATGTAACCATTTTCTGGGTAAAAGAGATGATGACCATGAAGAAATAATTGGAGTTTTTTATGCGAATTTATTAGGAGATGAAGTTAAGTTAGTGTTAGTTTTAGTTTTAGGTTAGAGTTTGAATTAGGAAGGATTTTGGGGGTTAATTAAAATAGGGTTAGTTATCAAATTGGTCTCTGTCTTTGTAAGGCTGTTTGAGTTTGGTCGCTCGCCGGAAAATATTGTGCTTATGGTCCCCACGATTGCGGTCTGTTTGCATctggtcctcgccggagggcgctTGCTGAGTGGCAGGCCAGAGCTTACGTGTCATTATCCACATcatattttattaacttttaatTTCCACATATTTAAACTCTGCGGTCTGCACTCGCTGCAATATGGGGGAGGAAGATGGGCTTCATTGTTTGAGGGATTGCTCCTTCTCCCTCAAGCTTTGGGGTCGGTTAAGGGCTTGGAGCTGGCGAAATTTCTAGAGCCAGGATTGTACGGAGTGGATTCGTTCTCAAGTTAACAGCAGTAACAACACAAAATTTATTACAGAAATTTGGGGTGTCTGGAAGTGGCATAACAACGCTCTTCTTGACCCAGAACCTTGGAGCTTAGAAGCGTGTTGGAAGAGGCTAAGTTTTGAGAATGATGATCAAGTTTGGTTTGTGAATATGGGTGAGGGAAGATTGCTCAGTATTGGCTGGACAGCTCCTCCTCTGGGCTTCGTTAAATTAAACACGGATGGAAGCCATTGTCAACATCGCGGGTGTATAGGAGGTGGAGGTTT
This portion of the Lotus japonicus ecotype B-129 chromosome 3, LjGifu_v1.2 genome encodes:
- the LOC130748329 gene encoding dirigent protein 19-like; amino-acid sequence: MALKNIILSFLILLSFLILYLYTLTTTEQPSFFGRSSHFRFYWQDVVSGANPTAIQVIPPLPKFNTTTTFGLVRMIDNALTSGPELSSNLVGRAQGFYASESQTEFSFLMIQNFVFLEGVYNGSYITIMGRNPVMQKVREFPVVGGSGLFRLAKGYA